The Methanofollis sp. nucleotide sequence GGTTTGTCGCCGATGAAGGGGGAGACCGCGATGACGAACTTCTCCTTGAGGGCCTCCCGCACACCCTCGCACTCCAGGACCGGCGAGATGCTCGTCACCGGGTTCGAGGGCCCGAGGATCACGGCGTCGGCATCCCTGATCGCGGCGAGAACCTCGGGCGTCGCCTTCCTGTGCTCCTCGCCTTTCCGCATGACGCCCCTGATCTCCACCTCGCCGCGGTACCCGACCCAGTACTCCTGGAAGTGCATGGGTCCGGCGTCGGTCTCGACATAGGTCGTCACCTCGGCGTCCGTCATCGGGAGGACGCGGGCGCGGACCCCGAGGGCCCGGGACAGGGAGAGGGTCGCCTCGGTGAGAGTCGCTCCATTCCAGAGAAGACGGGCCCGCGCGATGTGGACGGCCCTGTCCTTGTCGCCGACCGCGATGAACTCCTCGCCGGTGAACTGTTCGAGGAACTTATGCGTCGAGAAGG carries:
- the cofD gene encoding 2-phospho-L-lactate transferase; translation: MITFLSGGTGTPKLLRGMRNLVNDDQIAVIVNTAEDMWISGNHMSPDIDTVLYLFAGLLNTDTWWGIRGDTFSTHKFLEQFTGEEFIAVGDKDRAVHIARARLLWNGATLTEATLSLSRALGVRARVLPMTDAEVTTYVETDAGPMHFQEYWVGYRGEVEIRGVMRKGEEHRKATPEVLAAIRDADAVILGPSNPVTSISPVLECEGVREALKEKFVIAVSPFIGDKPVSGPAAALMEAWGMEASSAGTYALYRDFVDVFVQDVRDSTEVPGALRLDTLMKDERRAEALAWELMSIVRSASRKRS